The genomic DNA CTCTGCACGCCGGCGAACGGCGCAGGCCACAATCCCAATGAATCGACCTCGCTCACGGAACTGTCGGTACCCGCCGTCGTAGCCAAAGTCCGTCCGTCGGTCGTCACCGTGCTCACGCGTGGCATTCCCCAGGGAGGCTCCCAACACGGGGCCCCGCCGGGCTCCGGCTCCGGCGTGATCCTCGATGCCGGCGGGCACATCTTGACCAATAACCATCTGGTGCAGGGCGTGACCAGCGTCGTGGTGGGACTCTCGACCGGCCGGCTCACACCGGGGCGAGTCGTCGCTCGTGATTTTCTGCTCGATCTCGCCCTCGTCAGAATCACCGCTCCGGATCTGGTTCCGGCCGAATTCAGCCGGCGCGCGTCCTTCGAAATCGGTGAAACCGTGATCGCCATCGGGAACCCCCTCGCCCTGAAGGGAGGCTCCACCGTCACGGTCGGCGTCATCAGCGCACTCGATCGCTCGGTGCTCACGCCGGAGGGAGAGACCCTGTACGATCTGCTCCAAACGGATGCCGCGATCAACCCGGGGAACAGCGGCGGCCCGTTGGTTGATCGATACGGTCAGGTCGTGGGCATCAATGTCGCAATCGCTCCTTCCGCGCAGGCCATCAGTTACGCCATTGCTATGGAGGCGGTGACGCCCCATCTTCAATCCATGATGGATCGCGGCTCCGTCCTGCGGCCGGACCTCGGCCTGATACCGCTGACGATCACCCCGAGTGTCGCCGCGAGCTTCGATCTGGAGAGTGACCGGGGCATCCTCGCGCTCTCGGTGGATCCAGCCAAACCGGCTGGGCGAGCCGGATTGCAATCCGGGGATGTGGTGACCGCCATCGATAACCATCCGCTGTACAACATCGGAGATTTCTGGCACGCCGTGAGTCGCGCAAGCGACCAGATGTCGTTTCAGATCACCACGCAAGGGAAGGCCGGCACGGGCACCATTACTGTGTCACGTCCCGGTCCGGCTCGGCCGTAACCCATGAAACTCGATCTGCCCAGCCAGACGGAATCCGCGCACCCGGTCTCGAAGGTGCCTGCACAGGCTCAGCCGCCCCGAGCGGGCATCCTGATACGCTGCGAGCCCCTCCTCTACGAGATAGCCTGGAGTCTGCAGCGTGCCTGCCGGACCGAGCGTGCGGCCGACCGTTGCGAGGATCTGCTCCTGCTCCTGGAACACCCTCCCGTGTTTACCGTGGGCCGCACGACGCAAGACCAGCATTGGCCGGGAGAGAGCTGCCTGACGCAGGAATCAGGCATCCCCGTGATTCGCACGGAGCGCGGCGGGTCGATCACCTACCACGGACCGGGCCAGTTGATCGGCTATCCCGTTCTCCGCCTTTCCGATTTCTGTGCCGGACCGAAGGCCTATGTGCATCGATTGGAAGACGTAATCATCAGCACCCTGGCCGAGTG from Nitrospira sp. ND1 includes the following:
- a CDS encoding S1C family serine protease, whose amino-acid sequence is MLTALYSRNGARPDRTRWFAWGLFSLSLLSLCTPANGAGHNPNESTSLTELSVPAVVAKVRPSVVTVLTRGIPQGGSQHGAPPGSGSGVILDAGGHILTNNHLVQGVTSVVVGLSTGRLTPGRVVARDFLLDLALVRITAPDLVPAEFSRRASFEIGETVIAIGNPLALKGGSTVTVGVISALDRSVLTPEGETLYDLLQTDAAINPGNSGGPLVDRYGQVVGINVAIAPSAQAISYAIAMEAVTPHLQSMMDRGSVLRPDLGLIPLTITPSVAASFDLESDRGILALSVDPAKPAGRAGLQSGDVVTAIDNHPLYNIGDFWHAVSRASDQMSFQITTQGKAGTGTITVSRPGPARP
- the lipB gene encoding lipoyl(octanoyl) transferase LipB encodes the protein MKLDLPSQTESAHPVSKVPAQAQPPRAGILIRCEPLLYEIAWSLQRACRTERAADRCEDLLLLLEHPPVFTVGRTTQDQHWPGESCLTQESGIPVIRTERGGSITYHGPGQLIGYPVLRLSDFCAGPKAYVHRLEDVIISTLAEWGIAGHRRERLPGVWVRGDVPSKIASIGVRISQGVTTHGFALNVCLDLAPFSHIVPCGIADCRVTSMAALLGEAPEMGAVQERLAANFAERFHLAWAERIGPDRFLALSDASPTIAQGPLPLRATHQQGVT